One Pseudonocardia sediminis DNA window includes the following coding sequences:
- a CDS encoding TIGR04222 domain-containing membrane protein, which produces MGTNLTGETWGISGSTFLFVYAVIALVTLGAILRVRHTLRAGVPAGSGELDSRPEDVAYLNGGRDLAVYAALSAMRVDGSITTGDGVAGMVRAGGPVPAHGTRLQRAIHAATTRLTRRRGLVHAAGVDSELDEIRDRLVRTGLLLSEAARNRHRGTAFWMLAVLLLGLVRVMAGTANGRPVGYMILAMLLVGGVFLALLLRTPERTSAGDVVLAEQRERHAALSPSMHPDWGSVGAGAAALSVGVFGVGALVAAQPAFAEELEAQQSAALGGGGGWSGGTYVGSGDSGGGFFGGGGGGGCGGGGGGCGGGGGGCGG; this is translated from the coding sequence ATGGGTACGAACCTCACCGGTGAGACCTGGGGGATCTCGGGCTCCACGTTCCTGTTCGTGTACGCGGTGATCGCCCTGGTGACCCTGGGCGCGATCCTCCGGGTACGACACACGCTGCGGGCCGGGGTCCCGGCCGGCAGCGGTGAGCTCGACAGCCGGCCGGAAGACGTCGCCTACCTCAACGGCGGCCGGGACCTGGCCGTCTACGCGGCGCTGAGCGCCATGCGCGTCGACGGCAGCATCACCACCGGCGACGGCGTCGCCGGCATGGTCCGGGCCGGGGGGCCCGTTCCGGCGCACGGCACCCGGCTGCAGCGCGCGATCCACGCCGCGACGACCCGGCTCACGCGCCGGCGTGGTCTCGTCCACGCCGCCGGGGTCGACTCCGAGCTCGACGAGATCCGGGACCGGCTCGTCCGGACCGGGCTGCTGCTCTCCGAGGCCGCGCGCAACCGGCATCGCGGCACCGCGTTCTGGATGCTCGCGGTCCTGCTGCTCGGGCTCGTCCGCGTGATGGCCGGGACCGCGAACGGTCGCCCGGTCGGCTACATGATCCTGGCGATGCTGCTGGTGGGGGGCGTGTTCCTGGCGCTGCTGCTCCGGACGCCCGAGCGCACGTCGGCCGGCGACGTCGTCCTGGCCGAGCAGCGTGAGCGGCACGCGGCGCTCTCGCCGTCGATGCACCCGGACTGGGGCTCGGTCGGCGCGGGTGCGGCCGCACTGAGCGTCGGGGTGTTCGGCGTCGGCGCGCTCGTCGCCGCACAGCCGGCGTTCGCCGAGGAGCTCGAGGCCCAGCAGAGTGCCGCGCTCGGCGGCGGGGGCGGCTGGTCCGGCGGCACCTACGTCGGCAGTGGTGACTCCGGCGGCGGCTTCTTCGGAGGCGGCGGCGGGGGTGGCTGCGGCGGCGGGGGTGGCGGCTGCGGCGGTGGAGGCGGGGGCTGCGGCGGCTGA
- a CDS encoding nuclear transport factor 2 family protein has protein sequence MSESRPPFPPFDEESARAKVLAAENAWNTRDPEKVALAYTVDTVWRNRDTWIEGRQGVVEFLQGKWDRELDYALRKSLWTFGGNRIAVRFQYECRDEQGRWWRSYGNENWEFAENGLMARREASINDLRITESDRRIFGPRDEGDISDIPV, from the coding sequence ATGTCGGAGTCCCGTCCCCCGTTCCCGCCGTTCGACGAGGAGAGCGCCCGCGCCAAGGTGCTCGCCGCCGAGAACGCGTGGAACACCCGCGACCCGGAGAAGGTCGCGCTCGCCTACACCGTCGACACGGTGTGGCGGAACCGTGACACCTGGATCGAAGGACGTCAGGGCGTCGTGGAGTTCCTACAGGGCAAGTGGGACCGCGAGCTCGACTACGCGCTGCGCAAGTCGTTGTGGACGTTCGGCGGCAACCGGATCGCGGTGCGCTTCCAGTACGAGTGCCGCGACGAGCAGGGCCGGTGGTGGCGCAGCTACGGCAACGAGAACTGGGAGTTCGCCGAGAACGGGCTGATGGCCCGTCGCGAGGCCAGCATCAACGACCTGCGGATCACCGAGTCCGACCGCCGGATCTTCGGCCCCCGCGACGAGGGCGACATCTCCGACATCCCCGTCTGA
- a CDS encoding Maf family protein: MRLVLASASPARLGVLRAAGVDPLVEVSDVDEDALLDANPDATPEQKVTLLGGAKATAVARRIGDDHPDALVVGCDSMLHIDGDLVGKPHDVDTARERWKAMAGRTGELLTGHTVLRLSDGEIDRVAEGHAVTGVRFADPTPDELEAYLASGEPLQVAGSFTLDGLGGWFVEGLDGDPSNVIGISLPLLRRLLGGVGVSPVELWRR, translated from the coding sequence GTGCGTCTCGTCCTCGCGTCCGCCTCCCCCGCCCGTCTCGGTGTCCTGCGCGCGGCGGGGGTGGATCCGCTCGTCGAGGTCTCCGATGTCGACGAGGACGCCCTCCTCGACGCGAACCCGGACGCCACCCCGGAGCAGAAGGTCACGCTGCTGGGCGGGGCGAAGGCCACCGCGGTCGCCCGCCGGATCGGCGACGACCACCCCGACGCCCTGGTCGTCGGCTGTGACTCGATGCTGCACATCGACGGCGACCTGGTCGGCAAGCCGCACGACGTCGACACCGCGCGCGAGCGCTGGAAGGCGATGGCCGGGCGGACCGGGGAGCTGCTGACCGGGCACACCGTGCTGCGCCTGTCCGACGGCGAGATCGACCGGGTCGCCGAGGGCCACGCCGTCACCGGGGTGCGTTTCGCCGATCCGACCCCGGACGAGCTGGAGGCCTACCTGGCCAGCGGCGAGCCGTTGCAGGTCGCGGGCTCGTTCACCCTCGACGGGCTCGGCGGCTGGTTCGTCGAAGGGCTCGACGGCGACCCGTCGAACGTGATCGGGATCAGCCTGCCGCTGCTGCGCCGCCTGCTCGGCGGGGTCGGGGTGAGCCCGGTCGAGCTCTGGCGCCGCTGA
- a CDS encoding sulfurtransferase, with protein MALPNDTDPKLAEYAHPERLVTTAWLADNLGSDGLAVVESDEDVLLYETGHIPGAVKVDWHTELNDPVTRDYVDGARFAQIMGERGITRDTTIVVYGDKNNWWAAYALWVFSLFGHEDVRLLDGGRAKWADEGREMTTDAPKPEQVDYPVIERDDSRIRAFKDDVVAHLGLVSSGKGAMVDVRSPQEYSGEKLHMPDYPQEGAVRGGHIPGAASVPWARAAAEDATFKSRADLEAIYQTEQGLTPSDDVVAYCRIGERSSHTWFVLTHLLGFDTVRNYDGSWTEWGNAVRVPIVQGSERGSA; from the coding sequence ATGGCTCTGCCCAACGACACCGATCCGAAGCTCGCCGAGTACGCGCACCCGGAGCGCCTGGTCACCACCGCGTGGCTGGCCGACAATCTCGGCTCCGACGGCCTGGCCGTCGTCGAGTCCGACGAGGACGTGCTGCTCTACGAGACCGGCCACATCCCGGGCGCGGTCAAGGTCGACTGGCACACCGAGCTCAACGACCCGGTGACCCGCGACTACGTCGACGGCGCCCGCTTCGCCCAGATCATGGGTGAGCGCGGCATCACCCGCGACACCACGATCGTCGTCTACGGCGACAAGAACAACTGGTGGGCCGCCTACGCCCTCTGGGTGTTCTCCCTGTTCGGTCACGAGGATGTGCGCCTGCTCGACGGCGGCCGCGCCAAGTGGGCCGACGAGGGCCGCGAGATGACCACCGACGCCCCGAAGCCGGAGCAGGTCGACTACCCGGTGATCGAGCGTGACGACTCGAGGATCCGCGCGTTCAAGGACGACGTCGTCGCCCACCTCGGGCTCGTCTCCTCGGGGAAGGGGGCGATGGTCGACGTCCGCAGCCCGCAGGAGTACTCCGGCGAGAAGCTGCACATGCCCGACTACCCGCAGGAGGGCGCGGTCCGGGGCGGGCACATCCCGGGGGCGGCGAGCGTCCCGTGGGCCCGGGCCGCGGCCGAGGACGCGACGTTCAAGTCCCGCGCCGACCTGGAGGCCATCTACCAGACCGAGCAGGGGCTGACGCCGTCCGACGACGTCGTCGCCTACTGCCGGATCGGCGAGCGCTCCAGCCACACCTGGTTCGTGCTGACGCACCTGCTCGGGTTCGACACCGTCCGCAACTACGACGGCAGCTGGACCGAGTGGGGCAACGCCGTGCGCGTCCCGATCGTGCAGGGGTCGGAGCGGGGCTCGGCGTGA
- a CDS encoding response regulator translates to MTDLRVVLADDQRIVRDGLATVLGLLPGIEVVGTASGGDEAVALVAELSPDVLLTDLRMPAGDGVAATTAVRSAHPGTAVVVLTTYVDDESVLDALQAGAAGWLSKDADAEAIGRALRSAADGVSTVDAGVLARIVAGRGSGGPAVDRPPPDGLTPREIEVLALIAEGLSNTEIARRLVVGEATVKTHVNHVFAKAGLRDRAQAVSYAYRHGLVGG, encoded by the coding sequence GTGACCGACCTGCGCGTGGTGCTCGCCGACGACCAGCGGATCGTCCGCGACGGGCTGGCCACCGTGCTCGGCCTGCTGCCCGGGATCGAGGTCGTCGGCACCGCGTCCGGCGGCGACGAGGCTGTGGCGCTGGTCGCCGAACTGTCCCCCGACGTACTGCTGACCGACCTTCGGATGCCCGCGGGCGACGGCGTCGCGGCCACCACCGCCGTCCGCAGCGCGCACCCGGGGACCGCGGTCGTGGTGCTGACGACCTATGTGGACGACGAGTCCGTCCTCGACGCATTGCAGGCCGGCGCGGCGGGCTGGCTGTCCAAGGACGCCGACGCCGAAGCCATCGGCCGGGCCCTGCGCTCGGCCGCCGACGGCGTCTCCACCGTGGACGCCGGGGTGCTGGCCCGGATCGTGGCCGGACGTGGATCCGGCGGACCCGCCGTGGACCGGCCGCCGCCGGACGGGCTCACCCCCCGCGAGATCGAGGTGCTCGCGCTGATCGCCGAGGGCCTGTCGAACACCGAGATCGCCCGTCGTCTCGTGGTCGGCGAGGCGACGGTGAAGACGCATGTCAACCACGTCTTCGCCAAGGCCGGCCTGCGCGACCGGGCCCAGGCCGTCAGCTACGCGTACCGGCACGGTCTCGTCGGCGGCTGA
- a CDS encoding histidine kinase: MLLWLPIVLVLLFGVRGQQVSPSWLYLGLVPAVAGWLVFAWQPRLPVPQAAVTVAAVAGGGLVLLFGSAGWTTSASFPLLAAFVAGIRLPGRWAIGAVTAIAVCLALVVGPYESLWDALLVVGSVVMMMLFGMARRDAMRRAEEHEQTLVADARAREEHARADAIADRARVARDVHDVLAHSLSALAVQLQGARLMAIRDGAAPDTIAQIERAQRLTSDGISEARRAVRALREGPGPVDVGAELRELAEAHPCTTVEIDPEVRLGAREGEAVLRTAQEALTNARKHAPGAPVTVRLRRGDSPAASGAGIAELEVVDVSGEPTPPDDGHGSGLVGMGERAALVGAELETGPTADGWRVTLRLPCHDTGVPAATGPATIGPAATGFATGPATTGRAEGDGAEGAGTTTDGAPPAVDGIPGRGRAHPAVPDRPAEHGTVPDRPVDHGTVPDRATSAAGRATGSPGRIDP; this comes from the coding sequence ATGCTGCTCTGGCTGCCGATCGTCCTGGTTCTCCTGTTCGGCGTCCGCGGGCAGCAGGTGTCGCCGTCCTGGCTCTACCTCGGGTTGGTCCCGGCGGTCGCGGGCTGGCTCGTGTTCGCGTGGCAGCCCCGGCTGCCCGTCCCGCAGGCGGCGGTGACCGTCGCCGCGGTCGCCGGCGGGGGCCTGGTCCTGCTGTTCGGCTCCGCCGGCTGGACGACGTCCGCCTCGTTCCCGTTGCTCGCGGCGTTCGTGGCCGGGATCCGGCTGCCCGGGCGCTGGGCGATCGGGGCCGTCACGGCGATCGCGGTCTGCCTGGCCCTGGTGGTCGGCCCGTACGAGTCGCTCTGGGACGCACTCCTCGTCGTCGGCAGCGTCGTCATGATGATGTTGTTCGGGATGGCCCGCCGGGACGCGATGCGCCGGGCCGAGGAGCACGAGCAGACCCTCGTCGCCGACGCACGGGCCCGCGAGGAGCACGCCCGCGCCGACGCGATCGCCGACCGCGCCCGGGTCGCCCGGGACGTCCACGACGTCCTGGCGCACTCACTCTCCGCGCTCGCCGTCCAGTTGCAGGGGGCGCGGCTGATGGCGATCCGGGACGGTGCGGCGCCGGACACGATCGCGCAGATCGAGCGGGCCCAGCGCCTGACCAGCGACGGGATATCCGAGGCCCGGCGGGCGGTGCGGGCGCTGCGGGAGGGGCCGGGCCCGGTCGACGTCGGCGCGGAGCTGCGCGAGCTGGCCGAGGCGCACCCGTGCACCACCGTCGAGATCGACCCGGAGGTCCGGCTCGGTGCCCGGGAGGGCGAGGCCGTCCTGCGGACCGCGCAGGAGGCACTGACCAACGCGCGCAAGCACGCCCCCGGCGCTCCGGTGACGGTGCGGCTGCGCCGGGGCGACTCTCCCGCCGCGTCCGGGGCCGGGATCGCCGAGCTGGAGGTCGTCGACGTCTCGGGCGAGCCCACGCCTCCGGACGACGGACACGGGTCCGGCCTGGTCGGGATGGGCGAGCGGGCCGCGCTGGTCGGCGCCGAGCTGGAGACCGGGCCGACCGCGGACGGCTGGCGCGTCACCCTGCGGTTGCCCTGCCATGACACCGGCGTCCCCGCCGCGACCGGCCCCGCGACAATCGGGCCCGCCGCGACCGGGTTCGCGACCGGCCCCGCGACGACCGGAAGAGCCGAGGGCGACGGCGCCGAGGGCGCGGGTACCACGACCGATGGCGCTCCTCCCGCCGTCGACGGCATCCCCGGGCGCGGGCGGGCCCATCCGGCCGTCCCGGACCGTCCGGCGGAGCACGGGACCGTCCCGGATCGTCCGGTGGATCACGGGACCGTCCCGGACCGGGCGACGTCAGCCGCCGGACGCGCGACCGGATCGCCCGGCAGGATCGACCCGTGA
- a CDS encoding SufE family protein: protein MTLPPQLAELVDDFSAVGPKDRLQMLLELSRELPDLPERFADRADSMEQVHECQSPLFLAVEVEEGGERPVHLFFSAPPEAPTTRGFASIMVTGLDGEPAQAVLDVPDDFYTDLGLGEAVSPLRLRGISAMLARIKNQVRAATA, encoded by the coding sequence GTGACCCTCCCCCCTCAGCTCGCCGAACTCGTCGACGACTTCTCCGCGGTCGGCCCGAAGGACCGGCTGCAGATGCTGCTCGAGCTCTCCCGGGAGCTGCCCGACCTGCCCGAGCGCTTCGCCGACCGTGCGGACTCGATGGAGCAGGTGCACGAGTGCCAGTCGCCGCTGTTCCTGGCCGTCGAGGTCGAGGAGGGCGGCGAGCGCCCGGTGCACCTGTTCTTCTCCGCCCCGCCGGAGGCACCGACCACCCGCGGGTTCGCCTCGATCATGGTCACCGGTCTGGACGGGGAGCCGGCACAGGCCGTGCTCGACGTGCCGGACGACTTCTACACCGACCTCGGGCTGGGCGAGGCGGTGAGCCCACTGCGGCTGCGTGGGATCTCCGCGATGCTCGCCCGGATCAAGAACCAGGTGCGCGCGGCGACCGCCTGA